A single Panulirus ornatus isolate Po-2019 chromosome 18, ASM3632096v1, whole genome shotgun sequence DNA region contains:
- the LOC139755086 gene encoding uncharacterized protein isoform X1 — MKTLLVLVLAAVAMGQQFQLSRDFTPAVKLAGPGSFRQTGGSSFTSGNNDQFLSNSFQSAGNFQNNQRSNFRSGLAGSSFSSQFGSLQNNDQFQTNAADRNQFQDTSFQQNQQNAVNAFQQILGNTFQSGAARQLSGNRLQSSSITQDSDGTFQSSTSQQNSGSRFQTVTSQQDTGSRFKGTGNQQTFGNSFQADSNQQNFANRFLDSFNQQNDGSRLQTNINQQNAANSFQDSSSSRSSQQSQLQDEAFQRSGSSFETYGIFEPLNLPSGASELLGSISTSFTCVDRPYGYYADQDNFCRVFHVCNPALFSDGAVQTYQYSFMCGEGTVFDQKELTCVVESAATPCQEASNFYIRNQEFGLPQEKF; from the exons atGAAGACCCTCCTCGTCC TGGTGTTGGCGGCGGTGGCCATGGGTCAGCAATTCCAGCTGTCGAGGGACTTCACTCCTGCCGTTAAACTTGCTGGTCCTGGATCCTTCCGGCAAACTGGAGGCTCCTCCTTCACCTCTGGAAACAACGACCAATTTCTAAGTAACTCATTCCAATCCGCTGGTAACTTCCAGAACAACCAGAGATCCAACTTCAGGTCTGGATTGGCTGGCAGCAGCTTCTCCAGTCAGTTTGGGTCTTTGCAAAATAATGATCAGTTCCAGACCAATGCCGCTGACCGAAATCAGTTTCAGGATACTTCATTCCAGCAGAACCAACAAAATGCCGTAAACGCCTTCCAACAGATCCTTGGTAACACCTTCCAGTCAGGTGCTGCTCGCCAGTTGAGTGGAAACCGATTGCAGTCCAGCTCCATTACACAGGATTCTGATGGCACATTCCAGAGCAGCACATCCCAGCAGAACAGTGGTAGTCGCTTCCAGACAGTCACGTCTCAGCAAGATACAGGGAGCCGTTTCAAGGGCACTGGCAACCAACAGACTTTCGGAAATAGCTTCCAGGCTGACTCCAACCAACAGAATTTTGCCAATCGCTTCCTGGACTCTTTCAATCAACAAAATGATGGAAGCCGCCTCCAGACAAACATCAACCAGCAAAACGCTGCCAACAGCTTCCAAGACAGTTCCAGCAGTCGCTCCTCACAGCAAAGTCAGTTGCAGGATGAAGCTTTCCAGCGATCTGGATCTTCATTTGAGACCTACGGCATCTTTGAGCCCCTAAACCTTCCCTCTGGTGCCAGCGAACTGCTTGGTAGCATCTCCACATCGTTCACCTGCGTTGACCGTCCTTACGGCTACTACGCCGACCAAGACAACTTCTGTCGTGTCTTCCATGTGTGTAATCCCGCCCTCTTCTCTGATGGTGCAGTACAAACTTACCAATACAG cttcatgtgtggtgagggaaccGTGTTCGACCAGAAGGAGTTGACGTGCGTGGTGGAGTCGGCGGCCACCCCCTGCCAGGAAGCCTCTAACTTCTACATCAGGAACCAAGAGTTCGGTCTGCCTCAGGAAAAGTTCTAA
- the LOC139755086 gene encoding uncharacterized protein isoform X2 has product MGQQFQLSRDFTPAVKLAGPGSFRQTGGSSFTSGNNDQFLSNSFQSAGNFQNNQRSNFRSGLAGSSFSSQFGSLQNNDQFQTNAADRNQFQDTSFQQNQQNAVNAFQQILGNTFQSGAARQLSGNRLQSSSITQDSDGTFQSSTSQQNSGSRFQTVTSQQDTGSRFKGTGNQQTFGNSFQADSNQQNFANRFLDSFNQQNDGSRLQTNINQQNAANSFQDSSSSRSSQQSQLQDEAFQRSGSSFETYGIFEPLNLPSGASELLGSISTSFTCVDRPYGYYADQDNFCRVFHVCNPALFSDGAVQTYQYSFMCGEGTVFDQKELTCVVESAATPCQEASNFYIRNQEFGLPQEKF; this is encoded by the exons ATGGGTCAGCAATTCCAGCTGTCGAGGGACTTCACTCCTGCCGTTAAACTTGCTGGTCCTGGATCCTTCCGGCAAACTGGAGGCTCCTCCTTCACCTCTGGAAACAACGACCAATTTCTAAGTAACTCATTCCAATCCGCTGGTAACTTCCAGAACAACCAGAGATCCAACTTCAGGTCTGGATTGGCTGGCAGCAGCTTCTCCAGTCAGTTTGGGTCTTTGCAAAATAATGATCAGTTCCAGACCAATGCCGCTGACCGAAATCAGTTTCAGGATACTTCATTCCAGCAGAACCAACAAAATGCCGTAAACGCCTTCCAACAGATCCTTGGTAACACCTTCCAGTCAGGTGCTGCTCGCCAGTTGAGTGGAAACCGATTGCAGTCCAGCTCCATTACACAGGATTCTGATGGCACATTCCAGAGCAGCACATCCCAGCAGAACAGTGGTAGTCGCTTCCAGACAGTCACGTCTCAGCAAGATACAGGGAGCCGTTTCAAGGGCACTGGCAACCAACAGACTTTCGGAAATAGCTTCCAGGCTGACTCCAACCAACAGAATTTTGCCAATCGCTTCCTGGACTCTTTCAATCAACAAAATGATGGAAGCCGCCTCCAGACAAACATCAACCAGCAAAACGCTGCCAACAGCTTCCAAGACAGTTCCAGCAGTCGCTCCTCACAGCAAAGTCAGTTGCAGGATGAAGCTTTCCAGCGATCTGGATCTTCATTTGAGACCTACGGCATCTTTGAGCCCCTAAACCTTCCCTCTGGTGCCAGCGAACTGCTTGGTAGCATCTCCACATCGTTCACCTGCGTTGACCGTCCTTACGGCTACTACGCCGACCAAGACAACTTCTGTCGTGTCTTCCATGTGTGTAATCCCGCCCTCTTCTCTGATGGTGCAGTACAAACTTACCAATACAG cttcatgtgtggtgagggaaccGTGTTCGACCAGAAGGAGTTGACGTGCGTGGTGGAGTCGGCGGCCACCCCCTGCCAGGAAGCCTCTAACTTCTACATCAGGAACCAAGAGTTCGGTCTGCCTCAGGAAAAGTTCTAA